A window from Montipora capricornis isolate CH-2021 chromosome 7, ASM3666992v2, whole genome shotgun sequence encodes these proteins:
- the LOC138055519 gene encoding uncharacterized protein, which yields MTDIKLELMTDIDMFQFIEKGMRGGISYIANRYAKSNNKYMKTYDEKAPSKYIMYLDANNLYGWAMSQYLPTGGFKWMTENQIDKIDLAKYTEDSNKGLILEVDLAYPEELHDLHNDYPLGPEKIKVNKDMLSNYCQEIANKFNVSTGLVHKLIPTLSNKEKYVLHYRNLQLYTDLGLKITKFHRVLEFNHSAWLKQYIDFNTEKRNNAKNDIEKDFLKLMNNRLFGKTMENIRKRVDVRLVTDENKLSKMAAKPTYVSSKIFNENLVAVHKIKETLTLNRPAYVGMCILDLSKTLMYDFHYNYIKQKYDSKAKLLFTDTDSLTYEIETNDVYQDFRNNKDKFDNSDYSQDSQYFDRTNKKVISKFKDEAAGIPITEFVGLRSKMYSYMKDNDKGGKTAKRIKKNIIKKNITHENYKNVLFNNEQMYHNMKTIRSNLHQLGSYELNKVSLSCFDDKRYIHDNSVTSYAYGHYKI from the coding sequence atgactgacattaaattagagcttatgactgatattgatatgtttcaattcattgaaaaaggCATGCGTGGAGGTATCAGTTACATAGCCAACCGATACGCAAAGTcgaataataaatacatgaaaacatacGATGAAAAAGCGCCCTCAAAATATATCATGTATCTTGATGCCAACAATCTGTATGGTTGGGCAATGAGTCAATATTTACCAACTGGCGGTTTCAAATGGATGACTGAAAACCAGATTGATAAGATAGACTTAGCCAAGTATACAGAAGATAGCAATAAAGGTTTAATACTAGAAGTCGACCTAGCATATCCAGAAGAACTAcatgatttgcataatgactaCCCTCTAGgacctgaaaaaataaaagtcaaCAAAGATATGCTTTCTAATTATTGTCAAGAAATAGCCAATAAATTCAATGTATCAACTGGTTTGGTTCACAAATTAATACCAACattaagcaataaagaaaagtaTGTTCTTCATTACAGAAACCTACAATTATACACTGATCTCGGTTTAAAAATAACTAAATTCCATCGAGTACTAGAGTTCAATCATTCCGCATGGTTGAAGCAATATATTGACTTTAATACTGAGAAAAGAAACAATGCTAAAAATGATATCGAgaaagatttcttaaaactaATGAACAACAGAttatttggtaaaacaatggaaaacattagaaaaagagtagatgtcagattagtgactgatgaaaacaaactatcaaaaatggctgctaaaccaacatatgttagcAGCAAGATCTTCAATGAAAATTTAGTAGCTGTTCATAagatcaaagaaacactaaccttaaacagaccggcatatgtgggtatgtgtatcTTGGATCTGAGCAAGAcgttaatgtatgattttcattataattatatcaaacaaaaatacgacagcaaagcaaaattattattcacagacactgACAGCTTAacttatgaaattgaaactaatGATGTGTATCAAGACTTTCGGAATAACAAAGACAAATTCGATAACAGTGATTATTCGCAAGATTCACAATATTTCGACAggacaaataaaaaagtaatcagtaaattcaaagatgaggcAGCAGGTATACCGATAACCGAATTCGTTGGATTAAGATCCAAAATGTATTCATAcatgaaagacaatgacaaaggcGGAAAAACTGCAAAGAGAATCAAGAAGAATATTATCAAAAAGAACATAACtcatgaaaattacaaaaacgttttgtttaatAACGAACAAATGTATCATAACATGAAAACCATTAGAAGCAActtacatcaacttggaagctacGAGTTGAATAAAGTGTCATTATCTTGCTTCGATGACAAGCGGTATATTCACGACAACAGTGTGACAAGTTATGCATACGGTCACTATAAAATCTAA